The following proteins are encoded in a genomic region of Acidobacteriota bacterium:
- a CDS encoding SUF system Fe-S cluster assembly regulator, giving the protein MIRITKESDYAVMVLGHLAGHPPGVVYTAREIASWCGLTVPMVSKILRSLAKEKILTSHRGVSGGYALERSASETSVAEVVRAIEGPISMVQCGAEPGVCDQEARCPTRPNWGRISAEIERALEGVPISEMVIHRSNLTQVVDTAPTEDS; this is encoded by the coding sequence ATGATTCGGATCACCAAGGAGTCGGATTACGCGGTGATGGTGCTGGGCCATCTTGCCGGACACCCGCCCGGCGTGGTCTACACCGCCCGGGAGATCGCCTCCTGGTGCGGTCTGACCGTTCCGATGGTCAGCAAGATCCTGCGCAGCCTGGCAAAAGAGAAGATCCTCACGTCCCATCGCGGCGTCAGCGGTGGCTACGCACTGGAGCGATCCGCCAGCGAGACTTCGGTGGCGGAAGTCGTGCGCGCGATCGAGGGACCGATCAGCATGGTCCAGTGTGGCGCCGAACCCGGCGTCTGCGATCAAGAGGCCCGTTGCCCGACCCGCCCCAACTGGGGTCGAATCAGCGCCGAGATCGAACGGGCCCTCGAGGGTGTTCCAATTTCAGAGATGGTGATCCACCGCTCAAACTTAACCCAGGTCGTCGACACCGCACCGACTGAGGACAGCTAA
- a CDS encoding cysteine desulfurase, producing the protein MTRPVQDAVDSSELDTRSVRADFPLLAKPVRGKRRVYLDSAATSQKPQVVLDAVREHYEESCANVHRGIHDLSTSATVAYESARDKLQHFVGAASRDEIVFTSGTTNAVNLVAHAFGQRFVHAGDEIIVTRLEHHSNLVPWQMLCKRAGANLRVVPIGENGDLELDELKRLLCDRTRLVALSHTSNALGTRNPLETIIPLCHDAGAQVFVDGAQAMVHEPVDVKALDCDYFALSGHKMLGPTGTGVLYGKYERLLELPPFFGGGEMILSVQAGHSTYKDPPYRFEAGTPNIAGLIGLGAAADYLGSLGLDRIQRHDQRVVGYAAQRLSDHPHIRMIGHPRVRSGVVSFEVDGIHPHDVGQMLDAEGVAVRAGHHCAQPVMDFYGVPSTVRASFACYNDTDDVDLLIEAIDSAIRMMG; encoded by the coding sequence ATGACTCGGCCGGTTCAGGATGCCGTCGATTCCTCCGAGCTGGACACTCGCTCGGTTCGTGCCGACTTCCCCTTGCTCGCCAAACCGGTGCGGGGCAAGCGACGGGTCTATCTGGACAGCGCCGCGACATCGCAGAAGCCGCAGGTCGTCCTTGACGCGGTACGGGAGCACTACGAAGAATCGTGTGCCAATGTTCACCGCGGGATTCACGACCTCAGCACCTCGGCCACGGTGGCCTACGAGTCTGCCCGAGACAAGCTGCAACACTTCGTCGGTGCCGCGTCCCGCGACGAGATCGTCTTCACGAGCGGAACGACGAACGCGGTCAATCTCGTGGCCCACGCGTTCGGTCAGCGCTTCGTTCATGCAGGCGATGAGATCATCGTCACCCGCCTGGAACACCATTCGAACCTGGTCCCGTGGCAGATGCTTTGTAAGCGCGCCGGCGCGAACCTGCGGGTGGTTCCGATCGGTGAGAACGGCGACCTGGAGCTCGACGAGCTGAAGCGGCTACTGTGTGATCGAACACGGCTGGTGGCGCTCTCCCATACATCCAACGCCCTCGGCACCAGAAACCCCCTCGAGACGATCATTCCCCTCTGTCACGACGCCGGCGCCCAGGTGTTCGTCGACGGCGCGCAGGCGATGGTTCACGAACCGGTCGATGTGAAGGCCCTCGACTGCGACTACTTCGCCCTGTCGGGGCACAAGATGCTGGGACCCACCGGCACCGGCGTGCTGTACGGCAAGTACGAGCGACTCCTCGAGCTACCCCCGTTCTTCGGGGGCGGCGAGATGATCCTGTCGGTACAGGCCGGTCACTCGACCTACAAGGATCCGCCTTATCGGTTCGAGGCCGGCACGCCCAATATTGCCGGACTCATCGGACTGGGGGCGGCGGCAGATTACCTCGGCTCGTTGGGACTCGACCGGATCCAACGCCACGACCAGCGGGTCGTCGGCTATGCGGCACAGCGATTGTCCGATCATCCCCATATCCGGATGATCGGCCATCCCCGGGTCCGATCCGGGGTCGTCTCGTTCGAAGTCGACGGGATCCACCCCCATGACGTGGGCCAGATGCTGGACGCCGAAGGGGTCGCCGTTCGGGCGGGCCACCATTGTGCCCAGCCCGTCATGGATTTCTACGGGGTGCCCTCGACGGTCCGCGCCTCGTTTGCCTGCTATAACGATACCGACGATGTCGATCTCCTGATCGAGGCGATCGACTCAGCGATTCGAATGATGGGATGA
- the sufD gene encoding Fe-S cluster assembly protein SufD, with product MSDTMDRQSADRLLERFDTRSRRLEADDPEWLRPNRAAGRSSFSDLGVPTTRNEAWRSTNISSIVNEEFVTSDFPAGSLNDAEFDGDAGLDFGGPRIVLTHGRFDPEHSRLDSLPKGLFVGRLGDAPDKVRDLATQHFSSERDRQSFRALNDALFDDAALIHVGDGCSIAEPIEIQHRLRADSVLLNQCRNLVIVGDGCSVTVIERYFGAGESHYLNNCVTDWKIGDRSNVKHYRVQHESPVGYHIATTESVQGRDSHHTTLHVDLGSQLSRHDIRAVLDGEGGYCDMGGLYVTRDRQHVDNHTVIDHARPNCGSRELFKGILDDKSRTVFNGRIIVREDAQKIDAKQSNPNILLSKTALAQTRPQLEIYADDVKCTHGATIGQLDDDAIFYMRSRGIPVSEARRLMLASFAGEVLDKVDIEPLRESLEKAIAERLPAVERSA from the coding sequence GTGAGCGACACCATGGATCGTCAATCGGCGGATCGGCTTCTCGAGCGGTTCGATACAAGAAGCCGACGACTGGAGGCCGACGATCCTGAGTGGTTACGCCCCAATCGTGCCGCGGGGCGCTCCAGCTTCTCGGATCTGGGCGTACCGACGACTCGGAACGAGGCGTGGCGCAGCACCAACATCTCTTCGATCGTCAACGAGGAGTTCGTCACCTCCGACTTCCCCGCAGGCTCGCTGAACGATGCAGAGTTCGACGGCGACGCGGGACTGGATTTCGGCGGACCGCGCATCGTGCTGACCCATGGTCGGTTCGACCCCGAGCACTCTCGACTGGACTCGCTGCCGAAGGGGCTCTTCGTCGGCCGCCTCGGCGACGCCCCCGACAAGGTTCGAGATCTGGCGACCCAACACTTTTCCAGCGAACGCGATCGTCAATCGTTCCGAGCCCTCAACGATGCGCTCTTCGATGACGCGGCGTTGATCCACGTGGGCGACGGCTGCTCGATCGCGGAACCCATCGAGATTCAGCACCGCTTGCGTGCGGACTCTGTTCTCCTGAATCAGTGCAGGAACCTCGTCATCGTCGGTGACGGCTGTTCCGTCACCGTGATCGAGCGCTACTTCGGTGCCGGCGAATCGCATTATCTCAATAACTGCGTGACGGATTGGAAGATCGGCGATCGAAGCAACGTCAAACATTACCGGGTCCAACACGAGTCCCCCGTCGGCTACCACATCGCCACGACCGAGAGTGTTCAAGGACGCGACAGTCACCACACGACGCTGCATGTGGATCTCGGCAGCCAGCTCTCCCGCCACGACATTCGAGCGGTCCTGGACGGCGAGGGGGGCTACTGCGACATGGGCGGCCTGTACGTCACACGCGACCGTCAACACGTCGACAACCACACCGTCATTGACCACGCCCGGCCCAATTGCGGTAGCCGTGAGCTGTTCAAGGGCATCCTCGACGACAAGTCTCGAACCGTCTTCAACGGACGCATCATCGTCCGAGAAGATGCCCAGAAGATCGACGCGAAACAGAGCAATCCCAACATCCTGTTGTCCAAGACGGCTCTGGCCCAGACACGACCCCAGTTGGAGATCTACGCGGACGACGTCAAGTGCACGCATGGAGCGACCATCGGCCAACTCGACGACGACGCGATCTTCTACATGCGGAGCCGCGGCATCCCGGTAAGCGAGGCCAGGAGATTGATGCTGGCGTCATTCGCCGGCGAGGTGCTCGACAAGGTCGACATCGAACCCCTTCGCGAGTCCCTCGAGAAGGCGATCGCGGAGCGTCTCCCCGCCGTGGAGCGAAGTGCATGA
- a CDS encoding metallophosphoesterase — protein MRHTNEILLPYPPPTSSAEESLPQLPSPGWFRRVERDASHFLARYLLPWVPGIDRPYSAILERQLQVRNLAVTIDGMPSAFHGFKILFLSDIHAGPFLRPATLSRCVTRLLAREPDLIVIAGDIVTSSIAEYVAVRESFRRLTAAADCFTVLGNHDHYADRVGDLQSLLEEDGIHVLTNRSVPLERCGAKITLAGIDDLLMGRPDFTAALREASGPVVLLTHHPDVMYEAAKRGVDLVLAGHTHGGQIRFGGFPPLVRQSRLGFHEGRFRCARTRMLVSRGMGVVGLPIRAACDPEAWILTLQDSRESVDGVSDALGDFP, from the coding sequence ATGCGACACACGAATGAGATTCTGCTGCCCTATCCTCCGCCGACATCGTCTGCGGAGGAATCGCTGCCGCAGCTGCCGTCACCGGGGTGGTTCCGTCGAGTCGAGCGGGACGCCTCCCACTTTCTCGCACGCTATCTGCTGCCCTGGGTGCCGGGAATCGATCGCCCCTACTCGGCGATCCTGGAGCGTCAACTACAGGTTCGGAATCTGGCGGTCACGATCGACGGCATGCCGTCTGCGTTCCACGGCTTCAAGATCCTGTTTCTATCGGACATCCATGCCGGACCGTTTCTCCGTCCTGCGACGCTGAGCCGTTGCGTCACTCGACTCCTCGCCCGAGAGCCCGACCTGATCGTCATCGCAGGGGACATCGTCACGTCGTCGATCGCCGAGTACGTCGCCGTCCGCGAGTCGTTCCGTCGTCTGACCGCGGCGGCGGACTGTTTTACCGTTCTCGGCAATCACGATCACTATGCCGACCGAGTGGGCGATCTACAGTCACTGCTCGAAGAAGACGGCATTCATGTTCTGACCAACCGCAGTGTCCCACTCGAGCGATGCGGCGCGAAGATCACGCTCGCCGGTATCGACGACCTCCTGATGGGGCGGCCCGACTTCACCGCTGCGCTGCGAGAGGCCTCCGGGCCGGTTGTGCTTCTCACGCACCATCCCGATGTGATGTACGAGGCGGCCAAGCGCGGTGTCGATCTAGTGCTGGCGGGACACACACACGGCGGCCAGATTCGATTTGGAGGATTCCCGCCGCTGGTCCGACAGAGTCGGCTGGGCTTCCATGAGGGACGATTCCGCTGCGCGAGAACACGCATGCTCGTCTCGCGGGGCATGGGCGTCGTCGGCTTGCCGATCCGTGCCGCGTGTGACCCGGAGGCGTGGATCTTGACCCTGCAGGATTCTCGGGAGTCAGTCGACGGCGTGAGTGACGCGCTCGGTGACTTCCCCTAA
- a CDS encoding adenylate kinase translates to MNLIFLGPPGAGKGTQSKNLIERFDIPQISTGDIIRAAIRSGSPLGVEVAEYANTGRLVPDDLVNRLASERLADDDCRGGFLLDGYPRTVAQAEALDGVLLERGAPLDHVLLLEVDDSELLDRITGRRSDPESGRVYHVTFDPPPEDLAARLIQRPDDTAEVFGKRLREYHQKTAPLIPYYEDRGLLRRIDGRGSLGEVTERVTHAVD, encoded by the coding sequence ATGAATCTGATCTTCCTCGGCCCCCCGGGTGCAGGAAAAGGCACCCAGTCCAAAAACCTCATCGAACGATTCGACATCCCGCAGATATCCACCGGAGACATCATCCGCGCGGCAATCCGATCCGGCAGCCCGCTGGGAGTCGAGGTCGCCGAGTACGCCAACACGGGCCGGCTGGTCCCCGACGATCTCGTCAACCGCCTCGCCTCCGAGCGTCTCGCCGACGATGACTGTCGCGGCGGGTTCCTGCTCGATGGCTACCCGCGTACGGTGGCTCAGGCCGAGGCGCTCGACGGCGTCCTGCTCGAGCGCGGTGCCCCACTCGATCACGTGCTCCTGCTGGAGGTCGACGACTCGGAGCTTCTGGATCGCATCACCGGACGACGAAGCGATCCCGAGAGTGGCAGGGTCTACCACGTTACCTTCGACCCACCGCCCGAGGACCTCGCGGCCCGCCTGATCCAGCGACCCGATGACACCGCCGAGGTCTTCGGAAAGCGTCTGCGGGAATACCACCAGAAGACGGCGCCGCTGATCCCCTACTACGAGGATCGTGGTCTCCTACGACGGATCGACGGCCGTGGATCGTTAGGGGAAGTCACCGAGCGCGTCACTCACGCCGTCGACTGA
- the sufC gene encoding Fe-S cluster assembly ATPase SufC: MLEIRNLHARVDGENVEILRGIDLTVGQGEVHAVMGPNGSGKSTLAGVLAGRETYEVTDGSVTLDGTDLLELSPEERACAGVFMAFQYPLEIAGVSTVQFMKTAVNSIRKHRGEGELDAIDFMALAREKLQLVEMDEKFLKRSVNSGFSGGEKKRNEIFQMSVLEPKLAVLDETDSGLDIDALKIVAEGVNKLRSPDRSMVVITHYQRLLDYIVPDKVHVLAGGRIIRSGDRGLALELEEKGYGWIEAAS; the protein is encoded by the coding sequence ATGCTAGAGATTCGGAACCTGCACGCGCGGGTTGATGGCGAGAATGTCGAGATTTTGCGTGGCATCGATCTGACCGTCGGTCAGGGCGAGGTTCATGCGGTCATGGGGCCCAACGGCTCCGGCAAGAGCACACTGGCCGGCGTCCTGGCCGGACGCGAGACGTACGAGGTCACCGACGGGAGCGTCACGTTGGACGGGACCGACCTCCTGGAACTGAGTCCCGAAGAACGAGCCTGCGCGGGCGTGTTCATGGCGTTCCAGTACCCACTGGAGATCGCCGGCGTCAGCACCGTCCAGTTCATGAAGACCGCAGTCAATTCGATCCGCAAGCATCGCGGCGAAGGAGAGCTTGACGCCATCGATTTCATGGCACTCGCCCGCGAGAAACTGCAGCTTGTCGAGATGGACGAGAAGTTCCTCAAGCGTTCGGTGAACTCCGGATTCTCCGGTGGCGAGAAGAAGCGTAACGAAATTTTTCAGATGAGCGTCCTCGAACCCAAACTCGCCGTCCTTGACGAAACGGACTCGGGTCTCGATATCGACGCCCTCAAGATCGTGGCGGAGGGTGTCAACAAGTTGCGCAGCCCCGATCGCTCGATGGTCGTGATCACCCATTACCAGCGTCTCCTCGACTACATCGTCCCCGACAAGGTCCACGTCCTCGCGGGTGGACGCATCATCCGATCGGGTGATCGGGGGCTGGCACTTGAACTGGAGGAGAAGGGCTACGGTTGGATCGAGGCGGCATCGTGA
- a CDS encoding SUF system NifU family Fe-S cluster assembly protein: MSDLRELYQETILDHGKRPRNFGALDDADGTADGHNPLCGDRIRVYVKSDGDKILSVKFDGCGCAISTASASMMSEALPGMTHEQVRTLFDSFTELVRGGDTPVEALGKLRVFAGVQEFPMRVKCATLAWHTLRAALKAGEAPDQPVTTE; the protein is encoded by the coding sequence ATGTCGGACCTACGCGAACTCTACCAGGAGACCATCCTCGACCACGGCAAGCGGCCCCGGAACTTCGGGGCGCTCGACGATGCCGATGGAACGGCGGACGGCCACAACCCGCTCTGCGGGGACCGGATCCGTGTCTACGTCAAGAGCGACGGCGACAAGATCCTGTCCGTCAAGTTCGACGGTTGCGGCTGCGCCATCTCGACGGCATCGGCCTCGATGATGAGCGAGGCCCTCCCCGGGATGACCCACGAGCAGGTTCGGACGCTCTTCGATTCGTTCACCGAACTGGTTCGCGGTGGCGACACACCGGTCGAGGCGCTGGGGAAGCTACGCGTGTTCGCCGGAGTGCAGGAGTTTCCAATGCGGGTCAAGTGTGCAACCCTGGCCTGGCATACCCTTCGAGCGGCGCTCAAGGCGGGCGAAGCCCCCGACCAGCCCGTGACGACCGAATAA
- a CDS encoding DUF59 domain-containing protein, which produces MTEAQNTRAAEIEQAVTEMIKTCYDPEIPVDIWELGLIYSVKADDQDNVDVKMTLTSPACPVAGSLPGEVETKIRSLEQVKEVRVELVWDPPWDKDMMSEAAKVTLGFF; this is translated from the coding sequence ATGACAGAAGCTCAAAATACACGCGCTGCGGAAATCGAGCAGGCGGTCACCGAGATGATCAAGACCTGCTATGACCCGGAGATCCCTGTCGACATCTGGGAACTCGGCCTGATCTATTCGGTCAAGGCCGATGACCAGGACAACGTCGACGTGAAGATGACCCTGACGTCGCCTGCGTGCCCCGTGGCCGGGTCGTTGCCCGGTGAGGTCGAGACGAAGATCCGCAGCCTCGAGCAGGTGAAAGAGGTTCGGGTCGAACTCGTCTGGGATCCTCCGTGGGACAAGGACATGATGTCCGAGGCCGCCAAGGTCACGCTTGGTTTTTTCTGA
- the sufB gene encoding Fe-S cluster assembly protein SufB, whose product MKPTTTETVERLAARDYEWGFVTDIEADSFPPGLNEDVVRAISAKKNEPEFMLEWRLKAFRHWKTMTEPTWAFVDYPPIDYQEIVYFSAPKSAEDAPKSLDDVDPELLRTYEKLGIPLEERARLAGVAVDAVFDSVSVATTFKGKLSELGIVFCSFSEAVQEHPELIRKWLGSVVPYTDNFFAALNAAVFSDGSFVYIPKGVRCPMELSTYFRINAANTGQFERTLIVAEEGSQVSYLEGCTAPMRDENQLHAAVVELVALDDAQIKYSTVQNWYPGDKNGKGGIYNFVTKRGMCQGRNSKISWTQVETGSAITWKYPSCILKGDNSVGEFYSVALTNNFQQADTGTKMIHIGKNTKSTIVSKGISAGRGKNTYRGQVKINKGADSARNYSQCDSMLIGDRCSAHTFPYIDVANPTATMEHEATTSKIGEDQIFYCQQRGISAEDAVSMIVNGFCKEVFRELPMEFAVEAQKLLEVSLEGSVG is encoded by the coding sequence ATGAAACCGACAACGACCGAGACTGTAGAACGACTGGCCGCACGAGATTACGAGTGGGGCTTCGTGACGGACATCGAGGCGGACTCCTTCCCCCCCGGCCTCAACGAGGACGTCGTCCGCGCCATCTCCGCCAAGAAGAACGAACCCGAGTTCATGCTCGAATGGCGACTCAAGGCCTTCCGTCATTGGAAGACGATGACGGAACCGACCTGGGCTTTTGTTGATTACCCACCGATCGATTACCAGGAGATCGTCTACTTCTCCGCGCCGAAGTCCGCCGAAGACGCACCCAAGAGCCTCGACGACGTGGATCCAGAGCTCCTTCGCACCTACGAGAAGCTCGGCATCCCGCTGGAGGAACGGGCACGCCTGGCCGGTGTCGCCGTTGACGCGGTCTTCGATAGCGTCTCCGTGGCTACGACGTTCAAGGGCAAACTGTCGGAGCTCGGAATCGTGTTCTGCTCGTTCTCCGAAGCCGTCCAGGAACACCCCGAGCTGATCCGGAAGTGGCTCGGCTCCGTGGTCCCTTACACGGACAACTTTTTTGCGGCACTGAACGCGGCGGTTTTCAGCGACGGGTCCTTCGTCTATATCCCCAAGGGCGTCCGCTGCCCGATGGAGCTGTCCACGTATTTCCGAATCAACGCCGCAAACACCGGCCAGTTCGAGCGCACCCTGATCGTCGCCGAGGAAGGCAGTCAGGTCAGCTACCTTGAGGGCTGCACGGCGCCGATGCGCGACGAGAACCAACTCCATGCGGCTGTCGTCGAACTCGTGGCGCTCGACGATGCGCAGATCAAGTATTCGACCGTTCAGAACTGGTACCCGGGTGACAAGAACGGCAAGGGCGGAATCTACAACTTCGTGACCAAACGGGGCATGTGTCAGGGACGCAACTCGAAGATCTCGTGGACCCAGGTAGAGACCGGCTCGGCCATCACCTGGAAGTATCCCAGCTGCATCCTCAAGGGCGACAACTCCGTTGGAGAGTTCTATTCCGTCGCGTTGACGAACAACTTCCAGCAGGCCGACACCGGCACCAAGATGATTCACATCGGCAAGAACACGAAGAGCACGATCGTCTCGAAGGGCATCTCTGCCGGGCGAGGCAAGAACACCTACCGCGGTCAGGTAAAGATCAACAAGGGAGCGGACTCCGCACGCAATTACTCGCAGTGCGATTCGATGCTGATCGGCGATCGCTGCAGCGCCCACACGTTCCCTTACATCGATGTCGCAAACCCGACCGCGACGATGGAGCACGAGGCAACCACGTCGAAGATCGGCGAGGACCAGATCTTCTACTGCCAGCAACGCGGCATCTCCGCCGAGGACGCCGTCTCGATGATTGTTAATGGATTTTGCAAGGAGGTCTTTCGCGAACTACCAATGGAGTTCGCGGTCGAGGCTCAGAAACTACTCGAAGTCAGTCTTGAGGGCAGCGTCGGATAA